Proteins found in one Asterias amurensis chromosome 13, ASM3211899v1 genomic segment:
- the LOC139946160 gene encoding tyrosine-protein phosphatase Lar-like encodes MGAVILCPLLVIVFTGWIDPSSALKPPQNVMKDLLNLDLSLYWEPPDDVSNITTYTVACQEKKTWRSIPHCTNITKTECTGITDYLIAEYGADLMKLKLLTKSYYLITRLEQPSLVEKSSASFTVEVFPYDDATISAPAINISELTSDSIKVGLLAPETLFYDSETQQHFRMDDKRLGGISVVYFNYTLWNIPGDVQDANKVYEESLDDIKSNVVSLSELTPYTLYMLAVSARIGKRYSKDNSTLIFRTKEAAPSRSPALLTPFDEELDCNNLNSRDVQIKWKAPAKEYWNGRSIHYEVRLHRVKGGDENMTSIVIMNVSSTSTTVRALSRLDNYDIVVYANNLGGGIPSSHRSLPGADSGFKPEDLNRRHSSLPAKIIEWRPPSGYEECSFEYRVLIESDGQTVWQTDVKNATFLDISDLEPGSYVAKVSVIAKGRNYVSDYGLPASLLLNIAQSKQHQVFIPLAVGLLTFMLLILMATCHVIKSQRSSMTFSSLDPFLRKAFSQTYSPTRYRDVEKETFDTPRIHLKFQGQEEAVACEETSPSLSIDEESTKSTISSVEDSIAVSRVQHVVSNQPLKPHYISSDGDTDDDRDAEHDSLIRLHIDSRRPACGETKPEVPPSGDDRKPSNPTEIKQPQHESFEKNIPLKKISNTSFDSTPSSPNGIGLGYTVLANMFTLK; translated from the exons ATGGGAGCTGTAATTCTATGTCCTCTCCTGGTCATTGTCTTCACAGGTTGGATTGACCCAAGCTCAG CCCTAAAGCCTCCACAAAATGTGATGAAAGATTTGCTCAATCTGGATTTATCTTTGTATTGGGAACCACCGGATGACGTATCCAATATAACTACATACACAGTGGCGTGCCAGGAGAAGAAAAC TTGGCGGTCTATTCCACACTGTACTAACATCACGAAGACTGAGTGCACGGGCATCACAGACTACCTCATCGCTGAGTATGGAGCAGACTTAATGAAGCTAAAGCTATTAACGAAATCGTATTATCTCattacgagactcgagcagcctTCATTGGTTGAAAAATCGTCAGCATCCTTCACTGTTGAAGTGTTCCCATACGATGATG CAACTATTAGCGCACCTGCTATCAACATCTCAGAGTTAACGTCTGACTCCATTAAAGTGGGCCTACTGGCCCCGGAGACCCTGTTTTACGACAGTGAGACGCAACAGCATTTTAGGATGGACGATAAGAGGCTCGGTGGTATCTCCGTCGTGTACTTTAACTACACGCTGTGGAACATCCCAGGAGACGTTCAAGACGCGAATAAG GTTTATGAAGAATCACTGGACGATATTAAATCCAATGTAGTGTCTCTCTCCGAGCTCACACCTTACACTCTTTACATGTTAGCAGTATCGGCAAGAATAGGCAAGAGATACAGTAAAGACAACTCGACTCTTATCTTCCGAACCAAAGAAGCAG CCCCTTCCAGGAGTCCGGCATTGCTGACTCCCTTTGATGAGGAACTTGACTGTAACAACCTCAATAGCAGAGATGTTCAGATCAAATGGAAG GCTCCGGCAAAGGAATACTGGAATGGCCGGAGCATTCATTATGAAGTTAGACTTCACCGAGTAAAAGGCGGTGACGAAAACATGACGTCAATTGTCATTATGAATGTGTCATCGACGTCAACGACTGTTCGTGCTCTCAGCCGATTGGACAATTACGACATTGTCGTGTATGCAAATAATTTGGGAGGCGGGATACCCAGCTCACATAGATCTTTACCGGGGGCAGACAGCG GCTTTAAACCAGAAGATCTCAACCGAAGGCATTCCTCTTTGCCCGCTAAAATCATCGAATGGAGACCGCCCTCTGGGTACGAGGAGTGCAGCTTCGAGTACCGTGTACTCATCGAATCTGACGGCCAAACAGTGTGGCAGACAGACGTCAAGAACGCAACCTTCCTTGACATCTCAGATCTTGAACCCGGGTCTTACGTTGCTAAAGTGTCTGTGATCGCCAAAGGGAGGAACTACGTGTCAGACTATGGTTTACCAGCGAGCCTTCTCCTGAACATTGCACAATCGA AACAACACCAAGTGTTTATACCCTTGGCTGTCGGACTCCTCACTTTCATGCTCTTGATTTTGATGGCGACCTGTCACGTGATCAAATCTCAGCGTAGCAGCATGACGTTCAGTAGTCTCGATCCGTTCCTG CGTAAAGCATTTTCTCAGACATACAGTCCAACGAGGTACCGTGATGTGGAGAAAGAAACATTTGACACCCCAAGAATCCACCTCAAATTCCAAGGTCAAGAAGAAGCAGTGGCTTGTGAAGAGACTAGCCCCAGCCTCTCAATCGATGAGGAGTCCACTAAATCCACCATTAGCAGTGTTGAAGACAGCATTGCAGTGTCACGTGTGCAACACGTAGTCTCCAATCAGCCGCTTAAACCACACTACATCTCGTCAGATGGCGACACAGACGATGATCGAGATGCGGAACATGATTCTTTGATTCGGCTTCACATAGATTCAAGAAGACCGGCTTGTGGGGAGACTAAACCCGAAGTACCGCCCTCGGGCGATGACCGTAAACCTTCAAATCCCACAGAAATCAAACAACCACAACACGAGTCATTTGAGAAAAACATACCTCTCAAGAAAATCTCCAATACGTCATTTGATTCTACTCCTAGCTCCCCTAATGGTATAGGTCTTGGCTATACTGTCTTAGCCAACATGTTCACTCTGAAATAA